A region of Odocoileus virginianus isolate 20LAN1187 ecotype Illinois chromosome 11, Ovbor_1.2, whole genome shotgun sequence DNA encodes the following proteins:
- the BECN2 gene encoding beclin-2 yields the protein MSHLCFLCQCCSQPLKLNHTMEASQEPGALMFISAQGETRETQEGGPPSKEEANLENLQDGAFCRTPHPPSGGTSWDYSNFTLLGRLEPRRSLDSIQKTIRDSFDIFSGETEVDHPLCVDCTDYLLEVLDTELATTESDVQNYKCCLETREGMSEDEREMLQEKLKGLELEEAKLLQEVAEVEKNQERVAADLEAAQAETKMLEQQEKQYWKDYSKLKWQQLELHEELSSVEMRLQYAQIQWNKLEKTNVFNATFEIWHDGPLTIINNFRLGRIPTVPVCWSEISAAWGQTALLLLSLANTIGLEFQRYRLIPCGNHSYLRSLTDDCAELPLYSGGKQNVFLHNKFDQAMMAFLDCMQQFKEAAEKDESGLCLPYKIHVKKGLMEDPGSSSGFYPIRTHLNTEEDWTKALKLMLINFKCSLTWVSLRYGQK from the coding sequence ATGTCCCACCTTTGCTTTCTTTGCCAGTGCTGCAGCCAGCCCCTGAAACTGAATCACACCATGGAGGCCTCCCAGGAACCTGGAGCTTTGATGTTCATCTCAGCTCAGGGAGAGACAAGAGAAACACAGGAGGGAGGTCCTCCCTCCAAGGAGGAGGCAAACCTTGAAAATCTACAGGATGGTGCCTTTTGCAGGACTCCTCACCCACCCAGTGGTGGGACGTCCTGGGACTATTCCAACTTCACCCTGCTTGGGAGGTTGGAGCCTCGGAGGAGTCTTGACAGCATCCAGAAGACTATTAGGGACAGTTTTGACATCTTCTCTGGTGAAACAGAGGTGGACCACCCATTGTGTGTGGACTGTACTGACTATCTTTTAGAGGTACTGGACACTGAACTCGCCACCACAGAATCTGACGTTCAGAACTACAAATGCTGTTTGGAGACCAGGGAGGGGATGAGTGAGGATGAGAGGGAGATGCTGCAGGAGAAGCTGAAGGGcctggagctggaggaagcaaagCTACTCCAAGAAGTGGCAGAGGTCGAGAAGAACCAAGAAAGGGTAGCAGCCGATCTCGAGGCAGCCCAGGCAGAGACTAAGATGCTGGAGCAGCAGGAAAAGCAGTACTGGAAGGACTACAGTAAACTGAAATGGCAACAATTAGAACTACATGAGGAGCTGAGCAGTGTGGAGATGCGACTACAGTACGCCCAGATCCAGTGGAACAAGTTGGAGAAAACCAACGTCTTTAATGCCACCTTTGAGATCTGGCATGACGGCCCCTTAACCatcatcaataacttcagattgGGCCGCATCCCCACTGTCCCTGTGTGCTGGAGTGAGATCAGTGCGGCCTGGGGACAGACGGCCTTGCTGCTCCTTTCCCTGGCCAATACCATTGGACTGGAGTTTCAGAGGTACCGACTCATCCCCTGCGGAAACCACTCCTATCTGAGATCTTTAACAGATGACTGTGCCGAGTTGCCATTGTATTCTGGTGGGAAGCAGAATGTTTTCTTACACAACAAATTTGATCAGGCTATGATGGCTTTCCTGGACTGCATGCAGCAGTTCAAGGAAGCAGCTGAGAAGGATGAGTCGGGTCTCTGTTTGCCCTACAAGATTCATGTGAAGAAAGGCCTGATGGAAGACCCTGGAAGCAGCAGTGGATTCTATCCCATCAGAACCCACTTGAACACGGAGGAGGACTGGACAAAGGCACTCAAGCTCATGCTTATAAATTTTAAGTGTAGTCTCACTTGGGTCTCCTTAAGGTATGGTCAAAAATAA